A genome region from Microbacterium profundi includes the following:
- a CDS encoding M23 family metallopeptidase, producing MTVPWGSTSSSRTATATETQYLQLHQLLVRDGETVAGGQLIGEVGHTGRSYGTHLHLSMVRAAQAASASHLARGLHD from the coding sequence ATGACAGTGCCATGGGGCTCCACGTCATCATCACGCACAGCGACCGCAACCGAAACGCAGTACTTGCAGCTGCACCAGCTGCTCGTGCGGGACGGAGAAACCGTCGCCGGTGGCCAGCTGATCGGAGAGGTCGGACACACCGGCCGCTCCTATGGAACGCATTTGCATCTCAGTATGGTTCGAGCAGCTCAAGCCGCATCTGCATCCCACCTCGCTCGGGGACTACACGATTGA
- the paaC gene encoding 1,2-phenylacetyl-CoA epoxidase subunit PaaC, translating to MSDSTSPRGSLSDAFPRGSLSDAFPRGSLSERSETKRVERGAQRRDETPTEVQASTPSGRSTRFVSPSARSTPREEAARGESKRPAPHVTVDEVELAAELTGDTDTTATPAVAEYALWLGDDALILSQQLGGWIAHAPELEEDVALGNIALDLLGHARSLLHYASTAWAGTTDGRSEDDLAYFRDEADFRSAWLFEQPNGDFAQTIARQLTASAYMFELYSALRASKDATLAAVAEKALKEVDYHRDHAVQWTLRLAGGTEESRRRIIRALRDVWPYVDELFRDEPLIDELGGIAARPSTLRPGFDAAIAAVFTEAELDIPDVSASSGGGRRGRHFPTMGHLLAEMQVLARQHPGASW from the coding sequence GTGAGCGACTCCACCTCCCCCAGAGGGTCGTTGAGCGATGCCTTCCCCCGCGGGTCGTTGAGCGATGCCTTCCCCCGCGGGTCGTTGAGCGAGCGCAGCGAGACGAAACGCGTTGAGCGAGGAGCGCAGCGACGAGACGAAACGCCCACCGAAGTGCAGGCTTCGACTCCCTCCGGTCGCTCAACCCGTTTCGTCTCGCCTTCGGCTCGCTCAACGCCCCGAGAGGAGGCCGCCAGAGGCGAGTCGAAACGTCCCGCCCCGCACGTCACGGTCGACGAGGTCGAACTCGCCGCCGAACTCACGGGCGATACCGACACCACCGCGACTCCCGCCGTGGCCGAGTACGCCCTCTGGCTCGGCGATGACGCGCTGATTCTGTCGCAGCAGCTCGGCGGATGGATCGCACACGCGCCCGAGCTCGAAGAAGACGTCGCGCTCGGCAACATCGCCCTCGATCTGCTCGGTCATGCACGGTCGCTCCTGCACTATGCGTCCACAGCCTGGGCAGGCACCACCGACGGCCGCAGCGAAGACGATCTGGCGTACTTCCGCGACGAGGCGGACTTCCGCAGCGCCTGGCTCTTCGAGCAGCCCAACGGAGACTTCGCGCAGACGATCGCGCGGCAGCTCACGGCATCCGCCTACATGTTCGAGCTCTACTCGGCTCTTCGTGCATCGAAGGATGCGACGCTCGCCGCCGTCGCAGAGAAGGCGCTGAAGGAGGTCGACTACCACCGCGACCATGCCGTGCAATGGACGCTGCGCCTCGCCGGCGGTACCGAGGAGTCGCGACGGCGAATAATCCGCGCGCTCCGGGATGTGTGGCCGTACGTCGACGAGCTGTTCCGCGACGAACCTCTGATCGACGAGCTGGGCGGCATCGCGGCTCGCCCGTCCACTCTGCGCCCAGGGTTCGACGCGGCGATCGCCGCGGTCTTCACCGAGGCCGAACTCGACATCCCCGATGTGAGCGCGTCATCGGGCGGCGGCCGCCGCGGTCGGCACTTCCCCACCATGGGACATCTCCTCGCCGAGATGCAGGTCCTGGCGAGGCAGCATCCGGGGGCATCATGGTGA
- a CDS encoding enoyl-CoA hydratase/isomerase family protein → MIDLTITDDVAHVVLNAPYKRNALDVEALTELGDAYDAAEAAGVRALVLRGEGAGFCAGRDIAGVDPATDDVTGYLSRLVTPLLQRMSAFPAPTFAAAHGACLGVGLGLLIATDVVYVADTAKIGSPFAALGATLDSGGHALFYERLGAHKTLDLVYTGRLMSGTEAVQSGLFSQVLPAAEVIAVTVAAASAAAAGATQAFLASKRLVARLRDERLALWDAVAEENANQSSLRDTDDYREGFAAFQQKRPPQFTGK, encoded by the coding sequence ATGATCGACCTGACCATCACCGACGACGTCGCCCACGTGGTCCTGAACGCTCCGTACAAGCGCAATGCGCTCGACGTCGAGGCGCTGACAGAACTCGGCGACGCGTACGACGCAGCCGAGGCCGCGGGCGTGCGGGCGCTCGTGCTCCGCGGTGAGGGTGCCGGATTCTGCGCCGGGCGCGACATCGCCGGCGTGGACCCGGCAACCGACGATGTGACCGGATACCTCAGCCGGCTCGTCACCCCGCTGCTGCAGAGGATGTCGGCGTTCCCCGCCCCGACGTTCGCAGCCGCGCACGGCGCATGCCTCGGCGTCGGTCTCGGCCTGCTGATCGCCACGGATGTCGTGTACGTCGCAGACACGGCGAAGATCGGATCGCCGTTCGCGGCGCTCGGCGCGACCCTCGACTCCGGCGGGCACGCACTGTTCTACGAGCGCCTCGGCGCGCACAAGACGCTCGATCTCGTCTACACAGGGCGGCTGATGAGCGGCACCGAAGCTGTGCAGTCGGGACTTTTCTCGCAGGTGCTGCCTGCCGCCGAAGTGATCGCGGTGACCGTTGCCGCAGCCTCCGCGGCCGCCGCCGGCGCGACGCAGGCGTTCCTCGCCAGCAAGCGCCTCGTCGCCAGGCTGCGCGACGAGCGCCTCGCGTTGTGGGATGCCGTCGCGGAGGAGAACGCGAACCAATCGTCGCTGCGCGACACCGACGACTACCGCGAAG
- a CDS encoding RecQ family ATP-dependent DNA helicase — MASLSAVDIRAAALAALRDLVGRPDADFHEGQYEAIEALVAQRRRALVVQRTGWGKSAVYFVATLLLRRQGAGPTVLVSPLLALMRDQIAAAERAGVRAVAINSTNAHEWGDVLAQLDRDEVDVLLVSPERLNNPAFREQQLPALVRRIGMLVVDEAHCISDWGHDFRPDYRRLRDLITQMPAEVPVLATTATANSRVVADVEEQLGVAGTGDDMADDGVLTIRGPLARASLRLGVLRLPDAARRLAWLLSHIDDLPGSGIIYTLTVAAAVDTARLLRERGHEVRAYTGQTDTDEREESEGMLKRNEVKALVATSALGMGFDKPDLGFVLHLGAPSSPVAYYQQVGRAGRASESADVLLLPGPEDRDIWHYFATASMPDQERAERVIAALGDAPISTPVLEAMVDIRRTPLELLLKVLDVDGAVRRVQGGWVATGESWVYDRDRYERIAAERVAEQQYMLEYEQTDGCRMEFLQRSLDDDTAAPCGRCDNCAGAWFPREIGQAATSAASESLDRVGVAIDPRRMWPTGADRLGVPVKGRIPAAEQAGSGRALARLTDLGWGGTLRTLFAAGAPDGPVTPQVLAGCVRVLAGWGWAERPVAVVAMPSRSRPLLVDSLAHGIAEIGKLPFIGPLTLVDGGPTGQPGGNSAFRLAGLWERFSADGLEIPDGPVLLVDDQADSRWTLTVAARSLRQAGASEVLPFVLALRG; from the coding sequence ATGGCCTCCCTCTCTGCCGTCGACATTCGCGCTGCCGCCCTCGCCGCACTGCGCGATCTCGTCGGCCGCCCCGATGCCGACTTCCATGAGGGGCAGTACGAAGCGATCGAGGCGCTGGTCGCCCAGCGGCGGCGGGCGCTCGTGGTGCAGCGGACCGGCTGGGGCAAGTCCGCCGTCTACTTCGTCGCGACCCTGCTGCTGCGCCGGCAGGGCGCCGGTCCCACGGTGCTCGTCTCGCCGCTGCTGGCGCTGATGCGTGACCAGATCGCGGCGGCCGAACGCGCCGGCGTGCGCGCGGTGGCGATCAACTCGACGAACGCGCACGAATGGGGCGACGTGCTCGCCCAGCTCGACCGCGACGAGGTCGACGTGCTGCTGGTGTCGCCGGAGAGGCTGAACAACCCCGCCTTCCGTGAGCAGCAACTGCCGGCGCTCGTGCGCCGCATCGGCATGCTCGTCGTCGACGAGGCGCACTGCATCAGCGACTGGGGTCACGACTTCCGCCCTGACTACCGGCGCCTGCGCGACCTCATCACGCAGATGCCTGCGGAGGTGCCGGTGCTCGCCACGACGGCGACGGCGAACAGCCGGGTCGTCGCCGACGTCGAGGAGCAGCTCGGGGTCGCGGGCACGGGAGACGACATGGCCGACGACGGTGTGCTCACGATCCGCGGCCCGCTCGCCCGCGCATCCCTGCGACTCGGCGTGCTGCGCCTTCCCGATGCGGCCCGCCGGTTGGCCTGGCTGCTCAGCCATATCGACGACCTGCCAGGATCGGGCATCATCTACACGCTCACCGTCGCCGCGGCCGTCGACACCGCCCGGCTGCTGCGCGAGCGCGGCCATGAGGTGCGCGCGTACACCGGGCAGACCGACACCGATGAGCGTGAGGAATCGGAGGGCATGCTCAAGCGCAACGAGGTGAAGGCGCTCGTCGCGACGAGTGCGCTCGGTATGGGCTTCGACAAGCCCGACCTCGGTTTCGTGCTGCACCTCGGAGCGCCGTCGTCGCCGGTGGCCTATTACCAGCAGGTGGGGCGTGCAGGGCGAGCGAGCGAGAGCGCGGATGTGCTGCTGCTACCAGGACCCGAGGACCGCGACATCTGGCACTACTTCGCCACGGCATCCATGCCCGATCAGGAGCGCGCCGAGCGCGTGATCGCAGCCCTCGGCGATGCGCCGATCTCGACCCCTGTACTCGAGGCGATGGTCGACATCCGTCGCACCCCGCTCGAACTGCTGCTCAAGGTTCTCGATGTGGACGGTGCGGTGCGCCGGGTGCAGGGCGGGTGGGTCGCCACCGGTGAGAGCTGGGTCTACGACCGGGACCGCTACGAGCGCATCGCCGCCGAACGCGTCGCAGAGCAGCAGTACATGCTCGAATACGAGCAGACCGACGGATGTCGGATGGAGTTCCTGCAGCGTTCGCTCGATGACGACACGGCCGCGCCCTGCGGGCGGTGCGACAACTGCGCCGGTGCGTGGTTCCCTCGCGAGATCGGGCAGGCGGCGACATCTGCGGCATCCGAGTCCCTCGACCGGGTCGGCGTTGCGATCGACCCGCGCCGCATGTGGCCGACGGGCGCCGACCGACTCGGGGTTCCGGTGAAGGGTCGCATTCCTGCGGCTGAGCAGGCCGGCAGCGGACGAGCGCTGGCCCGACTCACCGACCTCGGATGGGGCGGCACGCTGCGTACGTTGTTCGCAGCGGGTGCGCCCGATGGCCCGGTGACCCCGCAGGTGCTCGCCGGCTGCGTGCGGGTGCTCGCAGGGTGGGGATGGGCCGAGCGACCCGTCGCGGTCGTCGCGATGCCGTCGCGATCGCGTCCTCTGCTCGTCGACTCGCTCGCGCACGGGATCGCCGAGATCGGCAAGCTGCCCTTCATCGGCCCGCTGACGCTGGTCGACGGCGGACCCACCGGACAGCCGGGTGGCAACAGCGCGTTCCGGCTCGCGGGTCTCTGGGAGCGCTTCAGCGCGGATGGACTCGAGATCCCCGACGGGCCGGTGCTGCTCGTCGATGACCAGGCCGACAGTCGTTGGACCCTCACCGTCGCCGCCCGTTCCCTCCGGCAGGCGGGAGCGAGCGAGGTACTGCCGTTCGTGCTCGCGTTACGCGGCTGA
- the paaA gene encoding 1,2-phenylacetyl-CoA epoxidase subunit PaaA, with product MTIPDVASELSAEQRRFDEIIAADSRIEPRDWMPDAYRRALIRQIGQHAHSEIIGMQPEGNWITRAPSLKRKAILMAKVQDEAGHGLYLYSAAQTLGITRDEMTTQLIEGKAKYSSIFNYPTPTWADMGAIGWLVDGAAICNQVPLCRASYGPYGRAMIRICKEESFHQRQGFEILLSLMQGTDAQRRMAQDAVDRWYWPSLMMFGPPDGDSPNSAQSMAWNIKRFSNDELRQRFIGMLVPQAAALGVTLPDPELHFDEETQQYIGGEIDWTEFFEVLGGNGPMNTERLRARREAHEEGAWVREAAAEYARKQAVRAAKEAA from the coding sequence ATGACCATCCCTGATGTCGCGAGTGAGCTCTCCGCCGAGCAGCGCCGATTCGACGAGATCATCGCCGCGGATTCGCGCATCGAGCCGCGCGACTGGATGCCGGATGCCTATCGCCGCGCGCTGATCCGCCAGATCGGCCAGCACGCGCATTCCGAGATCATCGGCATGCAGCCGGAGGGCAACTGGATCACGCGCGCACCCAGCCTCAAGCGCAAAGCCATCCTGATGGCGAAGGTGCAGGACGAGGCCGGCCACGGACTGTATCTCTACTCAGCCGCGCAGACTCTCGGCATCACGCGCGACGAGATGACCACCCAGCTCATCGAAGGCAAGGCGAAGTACTCGTCGATCTTCAACTACCCCACCCCGACCTGGGCCGACATGGGGGCGATCGGCTGGCTCGTCGACGGCGCGGCGATCTGCAACCAGGTTCCACTTTGCCGGGCGTCCTACGGACCGTACGGGCGGGCGATGATCCGCATCTGCAAGGAGGAGTCGTTCCACCAGCGGCAGGGTTTCGAGATCCTGCTGTCGCTGATGCAGGGAACGGATGCGCAGCGTCGGATGGCGCAGGATGCCGTTGACCGCTGGTATTGGCCGAGCCTGATGATGTTCGGTCCTCCGGACGGCGACTCCCCGAACTCGGCGCAGTCGATGGCGTGGAACATCAAGCGATTCTCGAACGACGAGCTGCGCCAGCGCTTCATCGGGATGCTGGTTCCGCAGGCGGCGGCACTCGGCGTCACGCTGCCCGATCCCGAGCTGCACTTCGATGAGGAGACGCAGCAGTACATCGGCGGCGAGATCGACTGGACCGAGTTCTTCGAGGTGCTCGGCGGCAACGGCCCGATGAACACCGAACGGCTGCGGGCCCGGCGCGAGGCTCACGAGGAAGGCGCCTGGGTGCGCGAGGCCGCTGCGGAGTATGCGCGCAAGCAGGCCGTTCGCGCAGCGAAGGAGGCCGCGTGA
- the paaB gene encoding 1,2-phenylacetyl-CoA epoxidase subunit PaaB, translating into MVSTETASETWPLWEVFVRANRGMSHVHAGSLHAPDAELAVRNARDLYTRRGEGTSIWVVPSDAITTSDPDAKGSFFESPAGKNYRHAVYYTASEGVPHL; encoded by the coding sequence ATGGTGAGCACCGAGACCGCATCCGAGACCTGGCCGCTGTGGGAAGTGTTCGTCCGCGCGAACCGCGGCATGAGTCATGTGCACGCCGGGTCGCTGCACGCGCCGGACGCCGAACTCGCCGTCCGCAACGCGCGGGATCTGTACACACGCCGTGGTGAGGGCACCTCGATCTGGGTCGTACCGTCAGATGCCATCACCACGAGCGATCCGGATGCCAAGGGCTCGTTCTTCGAAAGCCCGGCGGGCAAGAACTATCGTCACGCGGTGTACTACACCGCATCCGAGGGGGTGCCCCACCTGTGA
- the paaD gene encoding 1,2-phenylacetyl-CoA epoxidase subunit PaaD, whose product MVTKTTTRRAHAWAVAATVTDPEIPVLTIEDLGVLRDVTIDHETVIVTLTPTYSGCPALDAMRDDVVLALTAVGFDDVEVRTTLSPAWTTDWMTDAGKQKLRDYGIAPPHARAATLRQAQGAQGPVRLQLAVKCPRCGSLDTREVSRFGSTSCKALFECRACLEPFDHFKVL is encoded by the coding sequence ATGGTGACGAAGACGACCACGCGCCGCGCACACGCCTGGGCGGTCGCCGCCACGGTGACCGACCCCGAGATCCCCGTGCTCACGATCGAAGACCTCGGCGTGCTGAGAGACGTGACCATCGATCACGAGACGGTGATCGTCACGCTCACCCCCACGTACAGCGGATGCCCCGCGCTCGACGCGATGCGCGACGACGTGGTCCTCGCACTCACGGCGGTGGGCTTCGACGACGTCGAGGTGCGCACCACGCTGTCTCCGGCGTGGACGACGGATTGGATGACGGATGCCGGCAAGCAGAAGCTCCGCGACTACGGCATCGCCCCGCCGCACGCGCGTGCCGCAACCCTTCGACAGGCTCAGGGAGCGCAAGGCCCGGTCAGGCTGCAGCTCGCGGTGAAGTGCCCCCGCTGCGGATCGCTTGACACCCGTGAGGTCTCCCGTTTCGGTTCGACCTCGTGCAAGGCGCTCTTCGAGTGCCGCGCCTGCCTCGAACCATTCGACCACTTCAAGGTGCTGTGA
- a CDS encoding zeta toxin family protein has protein sequence MNWRDDLSAAELREIFDRKIAPTLTVGGAAELHPSVVFVGAQPGAGKSRAIATVRDDRPEAMPVIGDDFRAFHPDYRALMRTEPLAMPHVTAQASGAWVGMAADYLRGERRSVILETTMRQLPVVEATAAAFRAQGYRVEAHVLAVPGAVSALGAVSRYLGEAAGNDQNRWTPSASHEAAYEAMPATVEQLVARGLVDRITVTTRAQGVLYERAVTADVAQTVGTEARREIEAGRSPASMTAREGREWVREFVVAAARVSRLPEVAEDLHETMRRLAAAGPEIIRHTHEPALRAAAREAVASAEIPGGRPRSATDRDHAKWWGVDVDRGPRRTPGEIAARSAQDVQGTAIAADAANNRGLGRER, from the coding sequence GTGAACTGGCGGGATGATCTCAGCGCGGCCGAGCTGCGCGAGATCTTCGATCGCAAGATCGCGCCCACGCTGACCGTCGGCGGCGCCGCTGAGCTGCACCCCTCTGTCGTGTTCGTGGGGGCGCAGCCTGGTGCGGGGAAGTCGCGCGCGATCGCCACTGTGCGCGACGATCGCCCCGAAGCCATGCCCGTTATCGGAGATGACTTCCGCGCCTTCCACCCGGACTATCGGGCGCTGATGCGCACCGAACCCTTGGCAATGCCCCATGTCACTGCGCAGGCGTCCGGCGCATGGGTCGGCATGGCGGCCGATTATCTTCGCGGCGAGCGGCGCAGCGTCATCCTCGAAACGACCATGCGGCAGCTTCCAGTGGTCGAGGCCACAGCGGCCGCGTTCCGCGCGCAGGGGTATCGCGTGGAGGCGCACGTGCTTGCGGTGCCCGGCGCTGTTTCCGCGCTCGGGGCCGTCAGCCGCTACCTAGGTGAGGCGGCCGGCAACGATCAGAACCGGTGGACGCCGTCTGCCTCACACGAAGCCGCGTACGAGGCCATGCCCGCGACCGTGGAGCAACTGGTGGCGCGCGGCCTCGTCGACCGCATCACTGTCACTACACGCGCCCAGGGCGTGCTCTATGAGCGTGCCGTGACGGCCGACGTCGCTCAGACGGTGGGCACTGAGGCGCGACGCGAGATTGAGGCCGGCCGCAGCCCCGCCTCGATGACTGCGCGTGAAGGCCGCGAATGGGTTCGTGAGTTCGTGGTCGCCGCGGCGCGAGTGTCACGGCTCCCCGAGGTAGCCGAGGATCTCCATGAGACGATGCGACGCCTCGCCGCCGCCGGCCCTGAGATCATCCGGCACACGCACGAGCCGGCCCTGCGCGCCGCTGCCCGCGAGGCCGTGGCCAGCGCGGAGATCCCAGGCGGCCGCCCGCGGAGCGCGACCGACCGCGATCATGCGAAGTGGTGGGGCGTCGACGTCGACCGAGGGCCCAGGCGCACCCCGGGAGAGATCGCGGCCCGCAGCGCCCAAGACGTCCAGGGAACAGCGATCGCGGCCGACGCCGCGAACAACCGGGGACTCGGCCGCGAGCGGTGA
- the paaE gene encoding 1,2-phenylacetyl-CoA epoxidase subunit PaaE, whose protein sequence is MRTTTRRRGRFHELTVSDVRPLTTESIEVTFTVPPELHGEYDYLPGQYVALRARVEGHEVRRSYSICRPPTVPTEAMPGSISVGIKRDRGGLFSVWAHENLKPGDRIEVMSPEGTFTTNLPDLDHAHVAGIAAGSGVTPMMALASHVLASSPTARFSLVYTNRATQDVMFLDDLADLKDRYPARLALHHVLSREQRTAPLLSGRIDADKLNAILDSLLPPEAVTEWFLCGPFDLVALCRDTLESRGVPPGSIRFELFTSDADGPRIDRGRPVVIGEGDETRRIEFTLDGLSSTVESPVAANEAILDAALRVRGDVPFACAGGVCGTCRARLIEGEVRMTQNYALEPDEIERGYVLTCQSHPTTKSVAVDYDS, encoded by the coding sequence ATGAGAACGACCACGCGCCGCCGCGGGCGCTTCCATGAACTCACCGTCTCCGACGTGCGGCCGCTGACAACTGAGAGCATCGAGGTCACGTTCACGGTCCCACCCGAGTTGCACGGCGAGTACGACTATCTTCCCGGGCAGTACGTCGCGCTGCGCGCGCGCGTCGAAGGCCATGAGGTACGGCGCAGTTACTCGATCTGCCGACCGCCGACCGTGCCGACAGAGGCAATGCCCGGCAGCATCAGCGTCGGCATCAAACGCGACCGCGGCGGGCTGTTCTCAGTCTGGGCACACGAGAATCTGAAACCCGGCGACCGTATCGAGGTGATGAGTCCAGAGGGCACGTTCACCACGAACCTCCCCGACCTCGACCATGCGCACGTCGCCGGCATCGCGGCGGGCTCCGGCGTGACGCCGATGATGGCTCTCGCGTCGCACGTGCTGGCGTCGTCGCCGACCGCGCGGTTCAGCCTGGTGTACACGAACCGGGCCACGCAGGACGTCATGTTCCTCGACGACCTCGCCGACCTCAAGGACCGCTACCCGGCTCGCCTCGCCCTGCACCACGTGCTCTCCCGCGAGCAGCGCACCGCACCGCTGCTGTCCGGACGCATCGACGCCGACAAACTGAACGCGATCCTCGACTCGCTGTTACCACCGGAGGCCGTCACCGAGTGGTTCCTCTGCGGACCGTTCGATCTCGTCGCCCTCTGTCGCGACACGCTCGAGAGTCGGGGGGTGCCGCCTGGCAGCATCCGCTTCGAACTGTTCACGAGCGATGCCGACGGCCCGCGCATCGACCGCGGGCGCCCGGTCGTCATCGGCGAGGGCGACGAGACGCGGCGCATCGAGTTCACCCTCGACGGGCTTTCATCAACCGTGGAGTCGCCGGTCGCGGCGAACGAGGCGATTCTGGATGCTGCGCTGCGAGTGCGCGGCGACGTGCCGTTCGCGTGCGCCGGAGGCGTCTGCGGCACGTGCCGTGCGCGGCTGATCGAGGGTGAGGTGCGGATGACTCAGAACTACGCCCTGGAGCCCGACGAGATCGAGCGCGGATACGTCCTGACGTGCCAGTCCCACCCGACGACGAAGAGCGTGGCCGTCGACTACGACTCCTGA